The Hippopotamus amphibius kiboko isolate mHipAmp2 chromosome 3, mHipAmp2.hap2, whole genome shotgun sequence genomic interval TTTCAGACACTGCAGACATCATGCTGGGCACTATGGTAAGTGAGGAGACACAGGTGAATAGGTTACATTTGTGTTCTGCTTGGTACCACAAAGAGTGTGCTGCCAATGACTCACATACTTTCCCTAAACTCCCTGCTTATAATAGATACTTACTGATGGTGTCTCTCTTTCCACATTTAGAGCTGAGGGTTCAAATGTAAATTCTCATGGAAGAGGGAATAATTCTTACCTCTTTGAGGCCACTCTAAACATACAAGATACATCTAAAAATTCCAGTTTGGAACCACACAGACACAGTGGAGGTCTTGGAAGCATGGGACACTGAGATGACTTGGCACAGTCACATGGAGTTGGAACCAGAATGAGAATCCTGTTCTCATGTAGATAGTACAGCATTTTCTCAGTAAATTATACATCAAATGTTGCCCTTATAGATGTTTTACAGGGCACAGGTATTAGGTGTCTGAAGCAATGAAAAACatcacagagaaaataagaaagacttGAAATAAGTACTGGGTCAAAAGTGCCAAGGACATGCTCCGCAGTTACAGTGActgcacaattttttttccaaaggaattCAGGCAAAATTCTTTCATTATTAACAGCTATCATTCTTTATTCCTTGTAGAAAATTCAGGCCCCAGGAAGTTGTTGTGTCCTAAATGGATGTCCTCACACCTTCCAGCAATGTGACTGAATTTGTTCTCTTGGGACTCACACAGAATCCACGCTTGCAGAAAATACTCTTCAttgtctttttgttcattttcctatttactgTGCTGGCCAATCTGGTCATTGTCATGAccatctccctcagccccacactttcagctcccatgtacttctttctcactCACTTGTCTTTCATAGATGCTATCTTCACTTGTGTCATCACCCCCAAATTGATCATTGACTTGCTGTACCAGAGGAGAACCATCTCCTGGGGTGGCTGCCTGACTCAGATCTTTGTGGAGCACTTCTTGGGAGGATCAGAGATCATCATTCTCATTGTCATGGCCTATGactgctatgtggccatctgcaaacctcTGCACTACACGACCATCATGCGACAGGGGCTCTGCCagctcctggtggtggtggcctgGATCGGGGGGATCCTACATGCCACTGTACAGATTCTTTTCATTGTCAACTTGACTTTCTGTGGTCCCAATGTCATTGACCACTTCATGTGtgatttcttctcactgttgGAAATTGCCTGCAGCAACACCTACAGGCTTGGAATTGTGGTGGCAGCTAATGCTGGGGGCATGTGCTTGCTCATATTTTTAATGCTTCTCATCTCCTACATAGTCATCCTGAGCTCCCTGAAATCCCATGGCTCTGAAGGAAGGCAAAAAGCCCTCTCAACTTGTGGCTCCCACTTTACAGTAGTGGTGCTCTTTTTTGGTCCTTGTATATTCACCTACACACATCCTGTGGCCACTTACCCTGTGGACAAATTAGTGGCTGTGTTCTATGAAATCTTCACCCCTATGTTAAATCCTATCATTTACACAGTGAGAAATACAGAGGTGAAACATGCCATGAGGAGTTTATTGAAGAGGAGAGTTACTTAGGCTGTTAATTACCCAAAAAAGTGATTAtgtatgtattgggttggccagagtttcatggttttgtttgttcatttttctgtaagatgCCTCCAGTAGCCATTATTTGTCTTTAACTTAATTTGAAACAACTTTGTTAggttgtatgtgacagctgtcatatcagtgtatatttaaaaaaaaaaacttatcaactataccccagttaaaaaaaattaaaagataaataaaaattttaaacaacatcaacatttgtgaatttttgtgcagccattttaatattgaagatggaaaaagaaaagcaacattttcagcatgttatgctttattatttcaagaaaggtagaaatgcaactgaaaaacatacacacaaaaaatcttTGTGCTGTGTATGGAGAAAGTGCTGTGACATATCGGACATGTCacaagtggtttgcaaagtttcatgctggagatttctcactggaccaTGCTCCACAGTTgagtagaccagttgaagttgatagtgattaaatcaagacattaattgagatcAACTTTATACTACATGGGAGATAGCTggcatactcaaaatatccaaatcaagcatcaAAAGTCATTTGCAGtagcttggttatgttcattgctttgatgtttgggttccacataatttaagtaaaaaaaaaaccttctctaCCATATTTCTGAATGCAATTCTCCACTTAAAGGTAATGTAAaggttccatttttaaaacaa includes:
- the LOC130850296 gene encoding olfactory receptor 140-like, whose product is MDVLTPSSNVTEFVLLGLTQNPRLQKILFIVFLFIFLFTVLANLVIVMTISLSPTLSAPMYFFLTHLSFIDAIFTCVITPKLIIDLLYQRRTISWGGCLTQIFVEHFLGGSEIIILIVMAYDCYVAICKPLHYTTIMRQGLCQLLVVVAWIGGILHATVQILFIVNLTFCGPNVIDHFMCDFFSLLEIACSNTYRLGIVVAANAGGMCLLIFLMLLISYIVILSSLKSHGSEGRQKALSTCGSHFTVVVLFFGPCIFTYTHPVATYPVDKLVAVFYEIFTPMLNPIIYTVRNTEVKHAMRSLLKRRVT